A window of Amycolatopsis australiensis contains these coding sequences:
- a CDS encoding UDP-N-acetylmuramoyl-L-alanyl-D-glutamate--2,6-diaminopimelate ligase — MKAVPAPPRPARIDPVPLATLLARADARLIAGSPDAAGLTVTGTTLRAQHVLPGDLFAALPGARAHGADFSDQAVAAGAVAVLTDAEGAERPALRDAGVPILVHADPRAALGEIAAWIYGEPSLRLSVLGVTGTSGKTTTSYLVDAGLQAAGLTTGLIGTVETRIAGERLVSGFTTPEAPDLQALLAVMLERGVTHVPMEVSSHALALGRVNGTRFAVGAFTNLSQDHLDFHKDMQEYFAAKSLLFDGRATTEVVVVDSAWGQALLTPQTVTVSTDPGTEAAWKATDLEATANGEQTFTLHGPDGVSARARIPLPGEFNVANAVLAAAILSTAGVSLEHIVTGLAEVQVPGRMERVYVGQAFTAVVDYAHKPAAVAQGLDALRARAEGRIITVLGCGGDRDTAKRPMMGEAAARRSDVLIVTDDNPRSEDPAAIRAAMLAGARAVGPAEGGEVIEIGDRREAIEHAVALAEPGDIVFVAGKGHESGQEAGGVVHPFSDRDELAAAIRNKLEVSV; from the coding sequence GTGAAAGCGGTCCCCGCGCCGCCACGCCCGGCGCGCATCGACCCGGTCCCGCTGGCGACGCTGCTCGCCAGGGCGGACGCGCGGCTGATCGCCGGCTCGCCCGACGCCGCCGGCCTCACCGTCACCGGCACCACGCTGCGTGCCCAGCACGTGCTGCCCGGCGACCTCTTCGCCGCCCTGCCCGGCGCCCGCGCGCACGGCGCGGACTTCAGCGACCAGGCCGTCGCGGCCGGCGCCGTCGCGGTCCTCACCGACGCCGAGGGCGCCGAGCGGCCCGCGCTGCGCGACGCCGGTGTCCCGATCCTCGTGCACGCCGACCCGCGTGCCGCCCTCGGCGAGATCGCCGCCTGGATCTACGGCGAGCCGTCGCTGCGGCTGTCGGTCCTCGGCGTCACCGGCACCTCCGGCAAGACCACGACGTCGTACCTGGTCGACGCCGGGCTGCAGGCGGCCGGGCTGACCACCGGGCTGATCGGCACGGTCGAGACCCGGATCGCCGGCGAACGCCTGGTCAGCGGGTTCACCACGCCCGAGGCGCCGGACCTGCAGGCGCTGCTGGCGGTCATGCTCGAACGCGGCGTCACGCACGTGCCGATGGAGGTCTCCAGCCACGCGCTGGCGCTGGGCCGGGTCAACGGCACCCGGTTCGCGGTCGGCGCGTTCACCAACCTCTCCCAGGACCACCTGGACTTCCACAAGGACATGCAGGAGTACTTCGCCGCGAAGTCGCTGCTGTTCGACGGCCGCGCGACCACCGAGGTCGTCGTGGTCGACAGCGCGTGGGGCCAGGCCCTGCTCACGCCGCAGACGGTCACGGTGTCCACGGACCCAGGCACCGAGGCCGCGTGGAAGGCCACCGACCTCGAAGCCACCGCGAACGGCGAGCAGACGTTCACGCTGCACGGCCCGGACGGCGTCAGCGCCCGCGCCCGGATCCCCCTGCCGGGCGAGTTCAACGTCGCCAACGCCGTGCTCGCGGCCGCGATCCTCAGCACCGCGGGCGTGAGCCTCGAGCACATCGTCACCGGCCTCGCCGAGGTGCAGGTGCCGGGCCGGATGGAGCGCGTCTACGTCGGGCAGGCGTTCACCGCCGTCGTCGACTACGCCCACAAGCCCGCCGCGGTCGCCCAGGGCCTGGACGCGCTGCGGGCCCGCGCCGAGGGCCGGATCATCACCGTCCTGGGCTGCGGCGGCGACCGCGACACGGCGAAGCGCCCGATGATGGGCGAGGCGGCGGCCCGCCGCAGCGACGTCCTGATCGTCACCGACGACAACCCGCGCTCCGAAGACCCCGCGGCGATCCGCGCCGCGATGCTCGCCGGCGCCCGCGCGGTCGGGCCCGCCGAGGGCGGCGAGGTCATCGAGATCGGCGACCGCCGGGAAGCCATCGAGCACGCCGTCGCGCTCGCCGAGCCGGGCGACATCGTCTTCGTCGCCGGCAAGGGACACGAGTCCGGCCAGGAGGCCGGCGGCGTCGTGCACCCGTTCTCCGACCGCGACGAGCTGGCCGCGGCCATCCGCAACAAACTCGAGGTGAGTGTGTGA